The nucleotide sequence TGGTTAGACTATTTTTTGTAATACTTGGCTATCTTCCGAGTACTCTATCAATACGAGAACAGTTTATTTGATAAGGCCCTATCTTatggttattattattattgttttaaacaaacaatattatccacACAAAATGATGGGGGTGACCTAAGCCTAGTAAGAACGTGGTCCAAATTCAGTTTTGGCGAAAATCGAATCTAAGAATTCTCACTCTAATACTATACCATTGTACTAAGTGGTATGTTTAATCTATAGTTTGTAATACTTTTTAGAGTCTTATGATATCCTACCAAAAACCCATTGTACCAAAACAAATATAACTGGGGAAATATCAAATAATTATTCGTTAAATTAAGGTTTAGGTAACTTAATTACAGTATCTAAATAcagaaataaagaaataaaagaatagTTAGAAAACCAAAAATGCATCGCCACCTTGGGTGGGATTGTTATTCAATCCTTCCACCCACACCCTTTTATTTACTTTCTCCTCCTCATTCCCTCCcttctcattattattattccTATTTTTGTTATTCTCCTCGTTATCCTCGCCTTTATTCTCCCcctccccaccaccaccaccttctcCTCCGAATATTCCCTTCACCACCGTCTCCACatctattttcttttctattcCCTCCGTACCCTCCGCCGTTGCAATAACGGGGATGTACGGCGGCCTCAACAGTCCCAAAACCGAATCCCACTCCACCGCTTTAAAGAAATCGTGGCCCTTGATTTCGCCCGACCCGATTCTCTGCTTCGGATCCTTCTCAAGCAACTTTTTTATCAGGTCCCTCAACGCCGTCGTTTCGCCCGTCAGTTCTGGAGTTTTTGTCAGTATCCGATAAAACGTCTCCTTTCTGTTGATCCCCTTGAACGGCGTGGTACCGTACAGCATTTCGTAAAGAAGAATCCCAAGGGACCACCAATCGACGCCGAAATCGTGTCCCTGGCCCGATACGATTTCGGGCGCCACGTACTCCTCCGTCCCAACGAACGAGTTGGACTTCTCGGAGTTTTCCAAGTTGACGACGCCAGCTTCAGGCAGCGCCACCGTGTCGTCGGGCGAAATCCCCGAGTTACAGAAGCGGTGGAACGGCGAGCGCCTCTTCTTGTGCACCGGGTTCGATTTCGCTACTGAATTTGATCTGATCGGAGCCGATTGAGGTGATCGAGGAGAAGTCTTTACGGGAGAAAGCTCGGTGGAGAGATCGAAATCCACGAGCATAATGTGACCATTTTCTTGGATCATGATGTTCTCCGGCTTCAAATCTCTGTAAACAACTCCTAATCCGTGCAAATAATCCAATACCAGAACCAATTCCGCCGCGTAAAATctgaaaaaccaaaaagaaaatcagAATTTAATTTTCTGAGCAGCCAAACAGAATTTAATACCTTAACTTGAGAGATTTTGACATTTAATTTACCTGATGACCTCATCGGAG is from Malus sylvestris chromosome 5, drMalSylv7.2, whole genome shotgun sequence and encodes:
- the LOC126623678 gene encoding serine/threonine-protein kinase OXI1-like, coding for MDDQNDGVAVPSLDFRRLSVISALGRGAKGVVFLVKGEETAAEGLMALKVISKDLIERRSKDPKSDGSEYRRVSFEQQVIRRFEHPLLPKLHGVLDTEKFVGYAIEYCPGRDLNCLRKRQTERMFSDEVIRFYAAELVLVLDYLHGLGVVYRDLKPENIMIQENGHIMLVDFDLSTELSPVKTSPRSPQSAPIRSNSVAKSNPVHKKRRSPFHRFCNSGISPDDTVALPEAGVVNLENSEKSNSFVGTEEYVAPEIVSGQGHDFGVDWWSLGILLYEMLYGTTPFKGINRKETFYRILTKTPELTGETTALRDLIKKLLEKDPKQRIGSGEIKGHDFFKAVEWDSVLGLLRPPYIPVIATAEGTEGIEKKIDVETVVKGIFGGEGGGGGEGENKGEDNEENNKNRNNNNEKGGNEEEKVNKRVWVEGLNNNPTQGGDAFLVF